One window from the genome of Micromonospora aurantiaca ATCC 27029 encodes:
- a CDS encoding DUF1206 domain-containing protein, whose product MSLTRNAGATAAQARNSRWLELLTRAGFIGYGIVHLLLAWLALQIAFGNSGEEGNQNGALRTLGEQPLGKFLLIAMAVGLFAMAIWQAFEAISGHVSRTGKERLFERIASVVRVVVFVWLGWTAIKVFQDASSNASDQQQQLSEKLMASDGGRWLVGLAGLALAALGIGMVVYGLKKKFERNLKTGEMSPKTRQLTRRLGMAGYASRGAVFAIAGLLIVVAAVNYDPEKARGLDAALRTLRDQSYGPWLLALMALGIAAFGVYCFFQSRYRKV is encoded by the coding sequence ATGTCTCTCACCCGGAACGCCGGAGCCACCGCCGCCCAGGCTCGAAACAGCCGGTGGCTCGAACTGTTGACCCGTGCCGGCTTCATCGGATACGGAATCGTGCACCTGCTCCTCGCCTGGCTGGCGCTGCAGATCGCCTTCGGGAACTCGGGCGAGGAGGGAAACCAGAACGGCGCGCTGCGCACTCTCGGTGAACAGCCGCTCGGGAAGTTCCTCCTGATCGCGATGGCGGTCGGCCTGTTCGCCATGGCGATCTGGCAGGCCTTCGAGGCGATCTCCGGCCACGTGTCCAGGACGGGCAAGGAACGACTGTTCGAACGGATCGCCTCGGTGGTCCGGGTCGTCGTGTTCGTCTGGCTGGGCTGGACCGCGATCAAGGTCTTCCAGGACGCCAGCTCCAACGCCTCCGACCAGCAGCAGCAGCTCTCCGAGAAGCTGATGGCCTCCGACGGCGGCCGGTGGCTGGTCGGCCTGGCCGGGCTCGCGCTCGCCGCGCTCGGCATCGGCATGGTCGTCTACGGCCTGAAAAAGAAGTTCGAGCGCAACCTCAAGACCGGCGAGATGAGCCCGAAGACCCGCCAGCTCACCCGTCGGCTCGGTATGGCCGGGTACGCCTCCCGGGGCGCCGTGTTCGCCATCGCCGGCCTGCTGATCGTGGTCGCCGCTGTGAACTACGACCCGGAGAAGGCGCGTGGCCTCGACGCCGCGCTGCGGACGCTGCGCGACCAGTCGTACGGGCCGTGGCTGCTGGCGCTCATGGCGCTCGGCATCGCCGCGTTCGGTGTCTACTGCTTCTTCCAGTCCCGGTACCGCAAGGTCTGA
- a CDS encoding mechanosensitive ion channel family protein produces MQSYVVTVAAALAAAAIALVLAQVVHRVIRRLGRRSLLMTELTEHAHRAFQLALTVAAVQFAVRFTTAYAVGSPWRQFVLHTLVLATIAATAWLVASLLVVAEDTALARFRVDVPNNRHARRVRTQVVLLRRLTIAVIVILTVGVMLMTFPAVRGVGAGVLTSAGVIAAVAALAAQSLLANVFAGLQLAFSDAVRLDDVVVVEGEWGRIEELTLSYVVVQIWDDRRLILPTSYFTSRPFQNWTRTEAAVLGTAEFELDWAIPVQAMREELRRLCEGTELWDGRVCVLQVTDATGGMVKVRALVSAADAGSLWDLRCLVREHLVTWVRDQRPTALPRLRAEVGEATGPLPWQAVQPRRPVRRPTGTEAPDDARVFGGSDDGEARSEVFVGREEHAEARR; encoded by the coding sequence GTGCAGAGTTACGTCGTGACAGTCGCCGCCGCGCTCGCCGCGGCGGCGATCGCGTTGGTGCTGGCCCAGGTGGTGCACCGCGTCATCCGCCGCCTCGGCCGCCGCTCGCTGCTGATGACCGAGCTGACCGAGCACGCGCACCGCGCGTTCCAGCTCGCCCTCACCGTGGCGGCGGTGCAGTTTGCGGTCCGGTTCACCACCGCGTACGCGGTCGGCAGCCCGTGGCGGCAGTTCGTCCTGCACACGCTGGTGCTGGCGACGATCGCCGCCACCGCATGGCTGGTGGCCTCGCTGCTGGTGGTGGCGGAGGACACCGCGCTGGCCCGGTTCCGGGTCGACGTGCCGAACAACAGGCACGCCCGCCGGGTGCGCACGCAGGTGGTGCTGCTGCGCCGGCTCACCATCGCGGTGATCGTGATCCTCACGGTCGGCGTGATGCTGATGACGTTCCCGGCCGTACGCGGGGTCGGCGCCGGTGTGCTGACCTCCGCCGGTGTCATCGCCGCGGTCGCCGCGCTGGCCGCACAGAGCCTGCTCGCCAACGTCTTCGCCGGTCTCCAACTCGCGTTCAGCGACGCGGTACGCCTGGACGACGTGGTGGTGGTCGAGGGGGAGTGGGGCCGGATCGAGGAGCTGACGCTCAGCTACGTGGTGGTGCAGATCTGGGACGACCGCCGGCTGATCCTGCCCACCTCGTACTTCACCAGCCGGCCGTTCCAGAACTGGACCCGGACCGAGGCGGCGGTGCTCGGCACCGCAGAGTTCGAGCTGGACTGGGCGATTCCGGTGCAGGCGATGCGGGAGGAGTTGCGCCGCCTGTGCGAGGGCACGGAGCTGTGGGACGGCCGGGTCTGCGTGCTCCAGGTGACCGACGCGACCGGCGGCATGGTCAAGGTCCGCGCGCTGGTCAGCGCCGCCGACGCGGGCAGCCTGTGGGACCTGCGGTGCCTGGTCCGCGAGCACCTGGTGACCTGGGTACGCGACCAGCGCCCGACCGCCCTGCCCCGGCTGCGCGCCGAGGTCGGCGAGGCCACCGGCCCGCTGCCCTGGCAGGCGGTGCAGCCGCGCCGCCCGGTACGCCGCCCGACCGGCACCGAGGCGCCCGACGACGCGCGTGTCTTCGGCGGCAGCGACGACGGCGAGGCCCGCAGCGAGGTGTTCGTGGGCCGGGAGGAGCACGCCGAGGCACGTCGCTGA